Within the Acidimicrobiales bacterium genome, the region CCACCGCGGCGACGAGGGCGCCGTAGGCCACCAGGCCGGCGGCGGTGCAGACGAAGCCGAGCACGACGAGGGCCGAGATGGCGGAGCCGGAGGGCGTGGCGTCGGGCGGGTCCAGGGCCGCCGCGGGGATCAGCACGATCGTGGCGACGAGGAGGGCGCCGCCCATCGACGCCCGCGGGTCGAGGTCGGCCAGGTGGCGCTTGAGGATCATGGGCCCGGCGGCGTACCCGAGGGCGGCCAGGACGAGGGCACCGGCGCCGAGCAGCTCGTCGGGCTCGCCCGCCACGTCGACGCCGACCAGCGCCACGACTCCGGCGAGCCCGACCAGCAGCCCGACGAGGCGGCTGCCGCCGACGCGCTCGCTGGCGTCGAAGCGGAGGGCCAGCAGCGCCACGAACAGGGGAGCGGAGGCGATGATGATGGCGGCCAGCGACGAGTCGACGTGCTGCTCGCCGGTCGCGATCAGCGGGAACGGGATCACCAGCTCGGCCAGGGCGAACGCCGCGAGCCACTTCCATCGGCCCACGAGGCTCGGCAGCAGCCCGGCCCGCCACGACAGCCCGAGCAGCGCGGCCGCCCCGATCGTCACCCGCACCCAGGCGAGGAAGGCGGGCGGCACCCCGTCGTCCACCGCCACCTTGATGAACAGGTACGGCAGCCCCCAGATGACGGAGACCGCCACGAACAGCCCCAGGACCTTCCGACTCATGCGCGGTTGTCCCGCCGCTGCGCCCGGGCCGACCGGCGGGAGCGGATGGCCAGCTCACGGGCCGGGCGGAGGTGGGCGTGGTGCCCGGCCATCCGGGTGGTGGCCTCGAAGGCGCTGAAGCTGGTGGTGGAGGTGGTGCTCATGACGTTCTTCCCCTTGCGGTTGCTCACCGTTGTCGGGTGGCAACGTACGACGCAACCGGTATCTCGGTAAGGTCCAATTCCATGCGGGTTGAGTGGGCCGGTTTGAGTCCGGAGCTGCTGCTGCGGCTCGACCGCGACGTCGCCGAGCCGCTGCGGTCGCAGCTGGAGCGGGAGTTGCGGGAGGCGATCCGCTCCGGACGGCTGTCGGCCGACGAGCGCCTGCCGTCGTCGCGGGTGCTGGCCCGGGAGCTCGGTGTGTCCCGCGGCCTGGTGCTCGACTGCTACACGCAGCTCGAGGCCGAGGGCTACCTGACCGCCCGAGGCGGCTCCGGCACCCGGGTGGCGGCCGGCGCGCACATGCCCTCGCCGGCCCCTGCCGTACCTCGGCCCGCCCCCGACCCGGCGCCCCGCATCGACGTCGACTTCCGCCCCGGCCTGCCCGACCTCGGCAGCTTCCCCCGGAGCGACTGGGTGCGGGCGCTGCGCGACGCCGCCCGCGACGCCCCCGACGACGCCTTCGGCTACGGCGACGGCCAGGGCAGCCCTGTGCTGCGGACCGTGCTGGCGTCGTACCTGCGCCGGGTCCGCGGTGCGGCTGCCGATCCCGGGCACGTCGTTGTCTGCAGCGGCTTCCAGCAGGGCTTGAACCTGGCGCTCCGGGCCGTCGCCGCCGAGGGTGTGGAGCGGGTCGCCGTCGAGGACCCGGGCGACGGCGAGCACGCCGTGATCGCCCGTCGCCTGGGCCTGGAGCCGGTCCCGGTGCCCGTCGACGCCGCGGGGATCGACGTCGAGGCGCTCGCTGCCAGCGGTGCCCGGGCCGTGGTGCTCACCCCGGCCCACCAGTCGCCCACCGGCTGCGTGCTCGCCCCCGAACGGCGGCAGGCCCTGGTCGCCTGGGCCGACGCGGCCGACGCCTTCGTCGTGGAGGACGACTACGACGCCGAGTTCCGCTACGACC harbors:
- a CDS encoding PLP-dependent aminotransferase family protein — translated: MRVEWAGLSPELLLRLDRDVAEPLRSQLERELREAIRSGRLSADERLPSSRVLARELGVSRGLVLDCYTQLEAEGYLTARGGSGTRVAAGAHMPSPAPAVPRPAPDPAPRIDVDFRPGLPDLGSFPRSDWVRALRDAARDAPDDAFGYGDGQGSPVLRTVLASYLRRVRGAAADPGHVVVCSGFQQGLNLALRAVAAEGVERVAVEDPGDGEHAVIARRLGLEPVPVPVDAAGIDVEALAASGARAVVLTPAHQSPTGCVLAPERRQALVAWADAADAFVVEDDYDAEFRYDREPVGSLQGLAPDRVVSIGTVSKSLAPGLRLGWLVAPPRLAARIVAEKHLDDRGSPALDQLALATLIESGRYDRHLRRMRATYGRRRATLVDALGRHAPHVGLEGLAAGFHAVARLPASLDEEAVVAAALGRSVGLYPMSRYRWPGHSGPPSLVLGFGNLTESAIERGIARVADLFAVHRT
- a CDS encoding EamA family transporter — encoded protein: MSRKVLGLFVAVSVIWGLPYLFIKVAVDDGVPPAFLAWVRVTIGAAALLGLSWRAGLLPSLVGRWKWLAAFALAELVIPFPLIATGEQHVDSSLAAIIIASAPLFVALLALRFDASERVGGSRLVGLLVGLAGVVALVGVDVAGEPDELLGAGALVLAALGYAAGPMILKRHLADLDPRASMGGALLVATIVLIPAAALDPPDATPSGSAISALVVLGFVCTAAGLVAYGALVAAVGAGRALVVTYINPLVAVALGVLFLDERPGVGALAGLVLILAGSWLSTRQVSPGARRDDVVGTDPLVGSPTG